Part of the Schaalia odontolytica genome is shown below.
TCGCGGCCCTCGCGCGCGACGCCGAGCATGCCCACGACCTCGCCCGCGCGCTCGAGGCCGAGGACACCGTTGCCCGCGCGATGTGCGCCTCCGGCCCCGCACGCGGCGCCGTGGTCGAAGAGACGGAGGTCAACTAATGGCACACCTGCTGGGAACACAAGGCGTCGCAGCACTCGCCGGGTCGCGCAGGCTCCTCGACGGCGTGACCGTTGGCCTGGATGACGGCTCGCGCGTCGGCATCCTCGGCCCCAACGGGGCGGGCAAGTCCACGCTCCTGCGCATCGTCGCCGGAACCCAGGAACCCGACGGGGGAGTGGTGACGCGGCGCGACGGGGTGCGGGTCGCGCTCCTCACGCAGGCCGACACGCTCAATCCCGAGGACACGGTCGTTGCGGCCGTCCACCCGGGCCTGGAAGAGTACGAGTGGGCCTCGGACGCGCGCGTGCGCGACATTCACGCCGGATTGCTCGCCGACATTGACCCCGAGGCGCTCGTCGGAACGCTGTCGGGCGGGTCGCGGCGGCGCGTCGCCCTGGCCAGGGTCCTGGCCACCACAGCGGACATCGTGTGCCTGGATGAACCCACGAACCACCTGGACGTCGAGGGCGTGGCCTGGCTGGCCGCCCACCTGAACGGGCGCTTTGCCCGGCCGGGTGCGAGCGGTGCGCTGCTGTGCGTCACCCACGACCGCTGGTTCCTGGATGCCGTGTGCGAACACATCTGGGAGGTCGTGCCCGGCGTAGACCCGGGCGGTGACCGCCCGCAGATCCCCGGCCGCGTCGAAATATACGACGGCTCCTACGCCGCCTACACCCTTGCCCGCGCTGAGCGCCTGCGCCAGGCGGACGTGGCGGCCGCCAAGCGCGCCAACCTGCTGACGAAGGAACTGGCGTGGCTGCGGCGCGGTGCCCCCGCCCGCACCTCGAAGCCGAAGTTCCACATCGCCGCGGCCGAGGCACTCATCGCCGACGTGCCGCCGCCACGTGACACCGTTGAGCTGGTGCGGATGGCGACCGCGCGCCTGGGCAAGGACGTCATCGACCTGGAGGATGTCTCCGTTTCCTTTCCGCGCCCCGACGGGACGCGCCTGAGCATCCTCGAGGGGGTCACGTGGCGACTGGCGCCCGCCGAGCGCGTCGGCATCGTCGGCGTGAACGGTGCCGGTAAGACGACGATTCTCAACCTGTTGCGCGGTGACCTTACCCCCACCTCGGGACGCGTCAAACGCGGCAAGACCGTGCAGGTTGCCAC
Proteins encoded:
- a CDS encoding ABC-F family ATP-binding cassette domain-containing protein; translated protein: MAHLLGTQGVAALAGSRRLLDGVTVGLDDGSRVGILGPNGAGKSTLLRIVAGTQEPDGGVVTRRDGVRVALLTQADTLNPEDTVVAAVHPGLEEYEWASDARVRDIHAGLLADIDPEALVGTLSGGSRRRVALARVLATTADIVCLDEPTNHLDVEGVAWLAAHLNGRFARPGASGALLCVTHDRWFLDAVCEHIWEVVPGVDPGGDRPQIPGRVEIYDGSYAAYTLARAERLRQADVAAAKRANLLTKELAWLRRGAPARTSKPKFHIAAAEALIADVPPPRDTVELVRMATARLGKDVIDLEDVSVSFPRPDGTRLSILEGVTWRLAPAERVGIVGVNGAGKTTILNLLRGDLTPTSGRVKRGKTVQVATLSQDTHELDALADMRVVEAVADVAQTVVVDGKEVSASQMTERMGFTRTRAYTRISEISGGERRRLQLMRLLMSQPNVLLLDEPTNDLDTDTLASMEDLLDTFPGTLVVVSHDRYLLERVTDHQVALLGDGQVRALPGGVEQYLQMRASGDFGAFGTSTRADEADPSSRSAASSSGASSGEESAGRGSARGAVSDAAARRAAKKELARIERKLERLRGEAAALEERLEALSIRAASDASVVSELTKASAAHQDVLAEMGELEDDWLEAADLLE